Genomic segment of Leptospiraceae bacterium:
ATGAGACTACCTGAGAACACAGAAAAAAGAAGAAAGATTTCTCGCCTAAAGGCAGAACAAATCAAAAATACCGGTGCTGACTTAGTAACAACACCTTGTGCTGTCTGCTATTTGAATCTAAAAGATACAACTGAAGTCTACGGATTAGCTACACCAGAAAACCGAAAAGCAAGGATGCTATTCGAAATCGTCTACGATGCAATGATGAAAGCCCTTAAAAAACGTGGTGAGGAAGACCGAGTTCGCATTCCAGCAGTATTTAAAAACATGACACAAGAGGAAAGAATTAAGCATAGTTTGTCAGGAATGATGGAACTATTAATTAGAAGCCCAGAGTTTCCTCAAATGTTAGCAAAGCTCAAAGAGGATGCGAATGTGAAAAACTATGCAAGAGAGAATCCTGGCTTCTGGAAGTATTTTGAAAAAATCGAAAAAGAAGTTCTTGCATCAAAAAACTAATTCAATAGGAGGACAAAAATGGAAGGTTTAATAAAATTTTTAGATAGCTACGCATTGATTGCTTTATTAATCAGCGGTATGGGTTTATTATATAAATTGTATTTACACTTTCATAAGGCATTCACAAATCCCTCTGTGATCAGACCATATCGTAATAACATAGCTGATAAAATTGAACCCCGTGGGATTATAGAATCCGTGATCTTATTCTTTAAATCTCCAACAACAAGAGCTTCTCGAGGAAATCCCATCTTTGCTATTGGTGCGATATTATACCACATTGGGATTATCACAGTAACAACGGGTTATGGAATTTCATTAGTGATACTTCTCTACCACATCTTCAATGGAAACCCAATTCCTGATGTATCTACTCATGCCGCTGAATCCTATAATTATTCTTTAAGTAATATCTTTGCCATTATTTTTGGAAATGGAGAATGGCTACAAGCTAAATTCTTATTCGGTCCTTTTGCTGAGTTCTTTGTGTATTTCACATGGATCATAGTGATTAGTGCTTTTGTTGGAAATACTCTCCTTATGGTTGTTCATATCTTTGGTTTGAGTGGCGCAATTACGAAAGATATTGATCCTGCAGCACGTGGAGTTCGTAGAAAAGGTCGATTTAAGTTCTCCCATTTGGCACTAACAGCTTTAGTTTATGCCATCATCTGGACCGAGATATTGGCAAGACTCGAGATCGTTCATGGTATTGTTTACATTCACTCAATCTTGGGTGCTACTATGATCATGATCTTTCCATATACATACTTATTCCATATGTTTTCTGCACCGATTGCTGTATTTTACGGTGCAAGGAGATGGAGATACCGCTACCTTGCTTAATTTTGAACCTCCTCGATTTAAAGCTGGGGTTTTAACACCTCAGCTTTTTTATTTTAAATTATTCTATAAAGAAGTTTACGTTTATAAGAAATCAAATTTATTATACACGTGGAAGAAAAACCTTCAAAAAGCTCTAATTCAATACTTAATAAATACCAAAAAATACTAAATCAAATAAAACAATTAGAAAAAGAAAAGGATCAGCTTTTCCGTGATATAAATGAAAAAAGAAAAACCTTCAAAGAATTGAAAATAAAATTAAGTCAAACCCAAAAAAATTATCAAAATAAGATCAAACAGTTAACTAATGAATATCAAGACTTGCAAAATGACATTCATACCATCCAAAAAAAGATCAATCGCATAAAACAACTTCAAGCAAAACAAGAAACAATACTCAATGAAATATTAGAAAACTTAAACACACAACCCAAGGATCACAAGGATCAATTGACACAAAAACAAGAAATACAAAATGAATTAAAAAAAGTCTTGGAAGAACTCCAAACCTTAAAGCTGAATAGACAAAAACTAGAAAAATTCATTGATGAACTATTGAAGAAATAATTTTTGGTTTCTATCATAAAGGAGTAAAAATGAGTAGTCATCTTTTGCCATCGCAAAAGACTCCCTTTGCGAAAAATCAGGAAATTAAGAAAAAGTGGGTTTTGATTGATGCGACAAATCAAACTTTAGGTAGATTAGCTTCATTCATTGTTCATAGACTTCAAGGAAAATACCGAGTTGATTTTTCTCCCCATCAAGACGTAGGAGATTATGTTGTTGTTATTAATGCTGATAAAGTCAAAGTAACAGGGAAAAAAGAAACGGATAAGATTTACTATCGATATAGTGGTTATCCAGGTGGTTTGAAAAAAGCTACTTTCCGAGAAAAAATTCAAAAAAACCCAACTGAAGTATTAGAGTTAGCCGTAAAAAGAATGCTTCCCGATGGTAGAAGAGGAAGAAAACTCCTCAAACACTTAAAAATTTACTCAGGTCCAAATCATCCACACATAGCTCAAAAACCCGAACTTATCACGATCAATTACAAAAAAATGTAGGATACACTCATGGAAAATCAAACTACAACCCAAACCACAGAAAAAAAGAAGCAAAGAGTGATTTTTGTAGGTAGAAGAAAAACCTCCGTTGCAAGGGTCCGACTTAAAGAAGGCAATGGAAAAGTCATCGTTAACAAACGAACATTGGAAGAATACCTTCCTATTTTACGTCTGCAGAAACATGCCATTGAACCTTTAGAAATCACAAATTTACGAAACCAGTTTGATGTTTATGTGAACGTAAAGGGAGGGGGGATTGACGGACAAGCAGGTGCAATACGACTGGGAATTGCTCGTGCTATAGAAGCCAAATATCCTGAGTTGAGAAAAGTTTTGAAACAACACAAAATGCTAACAAGGGATCCACGGATGGTGGAAAGGAAAAAATACGGAAAACACAAAGCTCGAAGAAGCACACAGTTCTCAAAACGCTAATCATTTTTTTTCAAAAAAACCAGAACAAAATAATGATTTACACATTGGTGATCTCTGCTTACTCTGATTGAAAAATTTTTAAGGAGAGAGTTATGAAAATTGTTCCGCAGTTAACCATCATCGCTTCTAATAAACCTGGGGTATTAGCGAATATTTGTGGCTCACTATCGGATGAAAACATCAACATCACTGGTATAAGTGTTGTGGATCATATTGAATACGCCATCATCCGTATGGTAGTAAGTGATCCTAAAAAAGCCATCCATCTTTTGGGGGAAGCAGGTGTTCCTGTATTAGAAAGCGAAGTAATTGAAGTTCCTCTAAAAAAAGGACCTGGTTCTTTGGAGTATGTAGCTGAAATCTTGGCTAATGAAAATCTCAATATTGAATACGTTTATGCTACGGAGTCTCCTTCGAATGGAGGTGAATCTATTTTATTTCTAAAATCTAACGATAACAAAAAAGCTTTCGAAGTATTACAAAAAAAATTAGATAAGTATGAGTAAAATAGACGGTCTTTGGACCGCCTATTTTATCTGCCAAGAACTTCTTTCATGGTTCGTCCAATATAAGCTGGGTTTTCGACTACCACAATACCTGCTTTTCTCATAGCTTCCATCTTGCTTTGAGCTGTTCCTTTCCCTCCGGTGATGATGGCACCCGCATGTCCCATTCGTCTTCCCGGAGGAGCTGTTTGACCAGCTATGAATCCAACAACTGGTTTTTTCACATTATCCTTAATCCACTCAGCGGCATCTTCTTCGTCAGTTCCTCCAATTTCTCCTATGATGATGATGCCTTCGGTTTCGGGGTCCTCGTTCAAAAGCTTGACGGCTTCTTTGTGTTTGGTTCCAATTACAGGATCTCCGCCGATCCCAATGCATGTGCTTTGTCCTAGACCCAGAGCTGTAAGTTGTGCCACTGTTTCATAAGTCAAGGTTCCTGAGCGAGAAACCACCCCGATGGTTCCCTCTTTGTGGATGAAACCGGGCATGATACCTATCTTGGCTTTGCCGGGACTAATAACCCCCGGACAGTTAGGACCAATCAATCTTGATTTGGAATTTTGAAGAACCGTATATACTCTTGCCATGTCTCGGACTGGAATGCCCTCCGTGATACAAACAATCAATGGGATTTCTGCTCCAATGGCTTCTAAAATGGCATCAGCAGCAAAAGGTGCGGGAACAAAAATCACTGTGGCATTGACTCCTTCTTTTTCCACGGCTTCACGAACAGTGTTAAAAATTGGAACACCATGTTCACTTTTTTGTCCACCCTTCCCAGGAGTTACTCCTGCAACTACGTTTGTTCCATACTCAATCATTTGTTGGGTATGAAAACTTCCTTCTTTACCAGTGATACCTTGAACAAGTAAACGAGTATTTTTATCAACCAATACTGCCATGGGAAACTCCTTTTAGTGTTTTTTTAATACTTCGCGAATTTTTTGAGCGGCATCTTCCATTTCATCAGCCACAATTATGGGAAGTTGTGATTCTGCTAAAATCTTTGCAGCGAGATCCGCATTGGTTCCCTTCAGACGAACAACAAGAGGAACTTGGATTTGAACTTCTCTTGCTGCTTGCACAATTCCATTCGCAACCCGATCACACTGAACAATCCCACCAAAGATATTAATAAAAATGGCTTTTACGTTAGGATCACTCAGGATGATCCGAAAGCCATTTGCCACTGTAGTGGGATTCGCACCTCCACCCACGTCCAAAAAGTTTGCGGGGAAAGAACCAGCATGTTTAATCAAATCCATGGTTGCCATTGCCAAACCAGCTCCATTCACCATACATCCAACCTCACCATCTAAGCGAACGTAATTTAAGTTGTATTCGCTTGCTTTGATTTCCAAAGGGTCTTCTTCGGTTAAGTCTCGAAGTTGTTTGGCTTCCGGATGACGAAACAAGGCATTATCATCATAACTAAATTTACAATCTAATGCGACAAGCTCATTTTCTGTGCTCAGAACCAAGGGATTGATTTCCACTAAAGACGCATCTTCTTGGTCATAGACTTTCCACAAGTTGAGCAAAAAAGGGACACCGGTTTTGATGGTTTCATCAGGCACATTCAATCGATAAAGGATTTCTCTGGCTTGCCATGGCATCATACCAATCGCAGGTTCTATCGGAAGTTTGACGATTTTCTCCGGGAATTTCGCTGCTACTTCTTCGATTTCCATTCCTCCTTCTGAGGATGCCATGATGATGGGTTTATTGATGGAGCGATCATGCAAGATACTTACGTAAAACTCTCGAGCAATTTGGGTTCCTTTTTCTAAATATATCTTGAGGACCTGTTTCCCTTTGCCACCTGTTTGATGAGTCACCAAGTAGTTGCCTAAGATTTTTGAACCGTATTCAATGGCTTCTTCCCTTGATTTAGCGATCTTGACACCGCCTTCTAAAACTTTATTGGATGTTTTTGGATCCTCTCCAT
This window contains:
- a CDS encoding ACT domain-containing protein, with product MKIVPQLTIIASNKPGVLANICGSLSDENINITGISVVDHIEYAIIRMVVSDPKKAIHLLGEAGVPVLESEVIEVPLKKGPGSLEYVAEILANENLNIEYVYATESPSNGGESILFLKSNDNKKAFEVLQKKLDKYE
- the sucD gene encoding succinate--CoA ligase subunit alpha, producing MAVLVDKNTRLLVQGITGKEGSFHTQQMIEYGTNVVAGVTPGKGGQKSEHGVPIFNTVREAVEKEGVNATVIFVPAPFAADAILEAIGAEIPLIVCITEGIPVRDMARVYTVLQNSKSRLIGPNCPGVISPGKAKIGIMPGFIHKEGTIGVVSRSGTLTYETVAQLTALGLGQSTCIGIGGDPVIGTKHKEAVKLLNEDPETEGIIIIGEIGGTDEEDAAEWIKDNVKKPVVGFIAGQTAPPGRRMGHAGAIITGGKGTAQSKMEAMRKAGIVVVENPAYIGRTMKEVLGR
- the rpsI gene encoding 30S ribosomal protein S9; amino-acid sequence: MENQTTTQTTEKKKQRVIFVGRRKTSVARVRLKEGNGKVIVNKRTLEEYLPILRLQKHAIEPLEITNLRNQFDVYVNVKGGGIDGQAGAIRLGIARAIEAKYPELRKVLKQHKMLTRDPRMVERKKYGKHKARRSTQFSKR
- the sucC gene encoding ADP-forming succinate--CoA ligase subunit beta, which encodes MKIHEYQAKEILRRYGVKVQDGRVVEKREDIGSAYDSLGGVVAIKAQIHAGGRGKGIVYDGEDPKTSNKVLEGGVKIAKSREEAIEYGSKILGNYLVTHQTGGKGKQVLKIYLEKGTQIAREFYVSILHDRSINKPIIMASSEGGMEIEEVAAKFPEKIVKLPIEPAIGMMPWQAREILYRLNVPDETIKTGVPFLLNLWKVYDQEDASLVEINPLVLSTENELVALDCKFSYDDNALFRHPEAKQLRDLTEEDPLEIKASEYNLNYVRLDGEVGCMVNGAGLAMATMDLIKHAGSFPANFLDVGGGANPTTVANGFRIILSDPNVKAIFINIFGGIVQCDRVANGIVQAAREVQIQVPLVVRLKGTNADLAAKILAESQLPIIVADEMEDAAQKIREVLKKH
- the rplM gene encoding 50S ribosomal protein L13: MSSHLLPSQKTPFAKNQEIKKKWVLIDATNQTLGRLASFIVHRLQGKYRVDFSPHQDVGDYVVVINADKVKVTGKKETDKIYYRYSGYPGGLKKATFREKIQKNPTEVLELAVKRMLPDGRRGRKLLKHLKIYSGPNHPHIAQKPELITINYKKM